A genomic segment from Nonomuraea helvata encodes:
- a CDS encoding RecQ family ATP-dependent DNA helicase, translating to MIEAPDVAMLREEAEERLRALAGEHAVLRDDQWAAIEALVVDRRRVLVVQRTGWGKSAVYFVATALLRELGEGPTVIVSPLLALMRNQIAAAERAGIRAVTINSANPEAWEEIYGQVADGMVDVLLVSPERLNNPDFRDNVLPELAESAGLVVVDEAHCISDWGHDFRPDYRRLATLFEDLPPGIPVLATTATANARVTRDVAEQMRLPYDDGDGTLVLRGPLERESLHLSVVRLPTAEQRLAWLAQTLRELPGSGIVYTLTVAAAHEIAGYLREQGFEVAAYSGQTDPAERLAAEEALLNNKLKALVATSALGMGFDKPDLGFVVHVGAPQSPVAYYQQVGRAGRGVERAEVILLPGVEDREIWAYFASLAFPPEPVVLTTLRTLEEGGVMSTPALETAVDLSRSRLEMMLKVLDVDGAVRRVKGGWQATGEPWTYDAERYTRIAAERRAEQEAMLAYLTTSECREQFLRRHLDDEAATPCGRCDNCTGRHRSPEIGTQAVESARQRLSRPGVEIEARKQWPTGLADLSGRIKPELGAEPGRALGRLTDIGWGNRLRELFNGDDGPMADDMFKAVVQVLSAWEWRERPVAVVNVPSATRPALVRAFAERLASVGRLTYLGELGYRAGSPGQQFNSAKRVQAVRATLAMPKELSASIAGCGGPVLLVDDRVDTGWTMTLAAALIRHAGAPAVLPLALATTT from the coding sequence ATGATTGAAGCCCCCGATGTGGCGATGCTGCGGGAAGAGGCCGAGGAGCGGTTGCGGGCGCTGGCGGGCGAGCACGCCGTGCTCCGCGACGACCAGTGGGCCGCCATCGAGGCCCTGGTGGTGGACCGGCGGCGGGTGCTCGTCGTGCAGCGCACCGGCTGGGGCAAGTCGGCCGTCTACTTCGTGGCCACCGCGCTCCTGCGGGAGCTCGGCGAGGGCCCCACGGTCATCGTCTCGCCGCTGCTGGCGCTCATGCGCAACCAGATCGCCGCCGCCGAGCGGGCCGGCATCAGGGCCGTCACGATCAACTCCGCCAACCCCGAGGCGTGGGAGGAGATCTACGGCCAGGTCGCCGACGGCATGGTCGACGTGCTGCTGGTCAGCCCCGAGCGGCTCAACAACCCCGACTTCCGCGACAACGTCCTGCCCGAGCTGGCCGAGAGCGCCGGGCTCGTGGTGGTGGACGAGGCGCACTGCATCTCCGACTGGGGGCACGACTTCCGGCCGGACTACCGCCGGCTGGCCACGTTGTTCGAGGACCTGCCGCCGGGCATCCCCGTCCTGGCCACCACCGCCACCGCGAACGCCCGCGTCACCCGTGACGTGGCGGAGCAGATGCGCCTGCCCTACGACGACGGTGACGGCACGCTCGTGCTGCGCGGGCCGTTGGAGCGGGAGAGCCTGCACCTGAGCGTCGTCCGCCTGCCCACCGCCGAGCAGCGGCTGGCCTGGCTCGCGCAGACGCTGCGCGAGCTGCCCGGCTCCGGCATCGTCTACACGCTCACCGTCGCCGCCGCCCACGAGATCGCCGGATACCTGCGCGAGCAGGGGTTCGAGGTGGCCGCCTACTCCGGGCAGACCGACCCGGCCGAGCGCCTGGCGGCCGAGGAGGCGCTGCTGAACAACAAGCTCAAGGCGCTGGTGGCGACGAGCGCGCTGGGGATGGGCTTCGACAAGCCGGACCTGGGGTTCGTGGTGCACGTGGGGGCGCCGCAGTCGCCCGTCGCCTACTACCAGCAGGTCGGCCGGGCGGGGCGCGGCGTGGAGCGGGCCGAGGTGATCCTGCTGCCGGGGGTCGAGGACCGCGAGATCTGGGCGTATTTCGCCTCGCTGGCGTTCCCGCCCGAGCCCGTCGTGCTGACCACCCTCCGTACGCTCGAAGAGGGCGGAGTCATGTCCACACCGGCGCTCGAGACGGCCGTCGACCTGAGCCGGAGCCGGTTGGAGATGATGCTCAAGGTGCTCGACGTGGACGGCGCGGTCCGGCGGGTCAAGGGCGGCTGGCAGGCCACCGGCGAGCCGTGGACCTACGACGCCGAGCGTTACACCCGCATCGCCGCCGAGCGCCGCGCCGAGCAGGAGGCCATGCTCGCCTACCTGACGACGTCCGAGTGCAGGGAGCAGTTCCTGCGCCGGCACCTCGACGACGAGGCCGCCACGCCGTGCGGGCGCTGTGACAACTGCACCGGGCGGCACCGCTCGCCGGAGATCGGCACGCAGGCCGTCGAGAGCGCCCGCCAGCGGCTGAGCAGGCCGGGCGTCGAGATCGAAGCACGCAAGCAGTGGCCGACCGGGCTGGCCGACCTGTCCGGACGGATCAAGCCCGAGCTCGGCGCCGAGCCCGGCAGGGCGCTCGGCCGGCTGACCGACATCGGGTGGGGCAACCGGCTGCGGGAGCTGTTCAACGGCGACGACGGCCCCATGGCCGACGACATGTTCAAGGCCGTGGTGCAGGTGCTGTCCGCCTGGGAGTGGCGTGAGCGCCCCGTCGCCGTGGTGAACGTCCCGTCCGCGACCCGGCCCGCGCTCGTGCGCGCGTTCGCCGAACGGCTGGCGTCGGTGGGGCGGCTGACCTACCTGGGAGAGCTGGGCTATCGGGCGGGCTCGCCGGGGCAGCAGTTCAACAGCGCGAAGCGGGTGCAGGCGGTCCGGGCCACGCTCGCCATGCCCAAGGAGCTGAGCGCGTCGATCGCCGGCTGCGGCGGGCCGGTGCTGCTCGTGGACGACCGTGTTGACACGGGGTGGACGATGACGCTGGCGGCGGCCCTCATACGGCACGCGGGCGCCCCTGCGGTGCTCCCGCTCGCCCTGGCCACCACTACCTGA
- a CDS encoding DNA topoisomerase IV subunit A: MARRTTAPPTEDFEERIVDIDVTSEMRTSYLEYAYSVIYQRALPDARDGLKPVQRRILYSMSEMGLRPDRGHVKSSRVVGDVMGKLHPHGDSAIYDALVRLAQPFSMRLPLVDGHGNFGSPDDMPAAMRYTEARLAPAAMLMVESLDEDTVDFKPNYDGQETEPVVMPSAFPNLLVNGTSGIAVGMATNMAPHNLVEVVAAARHLIKKPDASLDELMTFVPGPDLPTGGSIIGLQGVRDAYENGRGTFRMRAKCTVEQITPRRKGIVVTELPYNVGPERVVTKIKELVTSKKLQGIADLKDLTDRHKGLRLVIEIKNGFIPEAVLEELYRLTPMEETFGINNVALVEGEPRTLGLREMLQVYVNHRLEVVRRRSEFRRRKREERLHLVDGLIIALLNIDEVIQVIRASDDSAQARTRLMDVFDLTEIQAAYILDTPLRRLTRFDKLELDREKQTLSEEIARLNEILSSETKLRQVVSGELADVAKKYGTPRRTVLLEAPGVTRTPVVDLQVADDPCLAMLSSTGLLARTSDASPLPGEGERSAHDVLVSVVKTSVRGEVGVVTSLGRLIRVQVVDLPTLPTTANPPSLSGGHPVAEYVSLQPDEKVVGLGSLDPDGPGLALGTAQGVVKRVVPDYPANRDDFEVITLKDGDSVVGAVELVSESHDLVFISSDAQLLRYPASLVRPQGRPAGGMAGIRLDDGARVIWFGVVDPERPAHVVTVAGSSTALPGTQVGGGKVSDYAEFPAKGRATGGVRAQRFLKGEDELLLAWAGPAPAKAVSTVGKPVPLPEEVGRRDGSGVRLTHTIGAVGGALASTPESLLTEVTATPAVAEDEQPQL, from the coding sequence ATGGCCCGACGCACGACTGCACCCCCTACTGAGGACTTCGAGGAGCGGATCGTCGACATCGACGTCACCTCGGAGATGCGCACCAGCTATCTCGAGTACGCGTACTCGGTGATCTACCAGCGCGCCCTGCCCGACGCGCGTGACGGCCTCAAGCCCGTGCAGCGGCGCATCCTCTACTCGATGAGCGAGATGGGCCTGCGGCCCGACCGCGGGCACGTCAAGTCGTCGCGTGTCGTCGGCGACGTCATGGGCAAGCTGCATCCCCACGGCGACAGCGCCATCTACGACGCTCTCGTGCGCCTGGCGCAGCCGTTCTCCATGCGCCTGCCGCTCGTCGACGGCCACGGCAACTTCGGCTCCCCCGACGACATGCCCGCGGCCATGCGTTACACCGAGGCCAGGCTGGCCCCGGCGGCGATGCTCATGGTCGAGTCGCTCGACGAGGACACCGTCGATTTCAAGCCCAACTACGACGGGCAGGAGACCGAGCCGGTCGTCATGCCGTCGGCCTTCCCCAACCTGCTGGTCAACGGCACGAGCGGCATCGCGGTCGGCATGGCCACCAACATGGCGCCGCACAACCTCGTCGAGGTCGTGGCCGCCGCCCGCCACCTGATCAAGAAGCCGGACGCGTCGCTGGACGAGCTGATGACGTTCGTGCCGGGTCCGGACCTGCCGACGGGCGGCTCGATCATCGGGCTCCAGGGGGTGCGCGACGCTTACGAGAACGGGCGCGGCACCTTCCGCATGCGGGCCAAGTGCACGGTGGAGCAGATCACGCCGCGCCGCAAGGGCATCGTGGTCACCGAGCTCCCCTACAACGTCGGCCCCGAGCGTGTCGTCACCAAGATCAAGGAGCTGGTGACGTCCAAGAAGCTGCAGGGCATCGCCGACCTCAAGGACCTCACCGACCGCCACAAGGGCCTGCGGCTGGTCATCGAGATCAAGAACGGCTTCATCCCTGAGGCGGTCCTCGAGGAGCTCTACCGGCTGACGCCGATGGAGGAGACGTTCGGCATCAACAACGTCGCCCTGGTCGAGGGCGAGCCGCGCACGCTCGGGCTCCGCGAGATGCTCCAGGTCTATGTCAACCACCGGCTCGAGGTGGTGCGGCGCAGGTCGGAGTTCCGGCGGCGCAAGCGCGAGGAGCGCCTCCACCTGGTCGACGGCCTCATCATCGCCCTGCTCAACATCGACGAGGTCATCCAGGTCATCCGCGCCTCCGACGACTCGGCGCAGGCGCGCACGCGGCTGATGGACGTGTTCGACCTGACCGAGATCCAGGCCGCCTACATCCTGGACACGCCGCTGCGGCGGCTCACCAGGTTCGACAAGCTCGAGCTCGACCGGGAGAAGCAGACGCTGAGCGAGGAGATCGCGCGGCTCAACGAGATCCTCTCCTCGGAGACCAAGCTCCGCCAGGTGGTCTCGGGCGAGCTGGCCGACGTGGCCAAGAAGTACGGCACGCCGCGCCGCACCGTGCTGCTGGAGGCGCCGGGCGTCACCCGCACCCCGGTCGTGGATCTGCAGGTGGCCGACGACCCGTGCCTGGCGATGCTCTCCTCGACCGGCCTGCTGGCCCGCACCTCCGACGCCTCGCCGCTGCCGGGAGAGGGCGAGCGCTCGGCACACGACGTGCTGGTGTCGGTCGTCAAGACGTCCGTACGCGGTGAGGTCGGCGTGGTGACGTCGCTGGGCCGGTTGATCCGGGTCCAGGTCGTGGACCTGCCGACGCTGCCCACCACGGCCAACCCGCCGTCCCTGTCGGGCGGGCACCCGGTCGCCGAGTACGTCTCGCTGCAGCCCGACGAGAAGGTGGTCGGCCTGGGCTCACTCGACCCCGACGGCCCCGGTCTGGCCCTGGGCACGGCTCAGGGCGTGGTCAAGCGGGTGGTGCCCGACTACCCGGCCAACCGCGACGACTTCGAAGTGATCACGTTGAAGGACGGCGACAGCGTGGTGGGCGCCGTCGAGCTCGTGTCCGAGTCCCACGACCTGGTGTTCATCTCCTCCGACGCCCAGCTCCTGCGCTACCCGGCCTCGCTGGTGCGCCCGCAGGGCCGCCCGGCGGGCGGCATGGCGGGCATCCGGCTCGACGACGGCGCCCGGGTGATCTGGTTCGGGGTGGTGGATCCCGAACGTCCCGCGCACGTGGTGACGGTCGCCGGCTCCTCCACGGCGCTGCCCGGCACGCAGGTGGGGGGCGGCAAGGTGTCCGATTACGCCGAGTTCCCCGCCAAGGGCCGGGCGACGGGCGGGGTGCGCGCCCAGCGCTTCCTGAAGGGCGAGGACGAACTGCTGCTGGCCTGGGCCGGCCCGGCTCCGGCCAAGGCGGTCTCCACCGTGGGCAAGCCCGTGCCGCTTCCGGAGGAGGTGGGGCGCCGGGACGGCTCCGGCGTCCGCCTCACCCACACCATCGGCGCCGTCGGCGGCGCTCTCGCCTCGACCCCCGAGTCCCTGCTCACGGAGGTCACGGCGACACCGGCCGTCGCGGAGGACGAGCAACCCCAGCTCTGA
- a CDS encoding TauD/TfdA dioxygenase family protein yields the protein MIEFHPVTKHIGAEVTGVDLRKPLSQEEVATLRAGWLEHLVLFFRDQHIDDEQHLQFALNFGTLNHPAFKKDSTSPIHVLDQTSPKGEGGDEWHSDNTFEPTPPMGSLLRCVQLPSVGGDTCWANTYLAYETLSPWLQRLCDELTAVHDITMSMRKAIAKGHPFDLAEIQAQWPPVERPVVRVHAETGRKALFVNRASTTRLVGLTDRENEALLPLLIDHIRSPEYQLRLRWRPGTLAFWDNRPTQHYAVADYTERRRMHRVTINAFPEHTDPA from the coding sequence ATGATCGAGTTTCATCCCGTGACCAAGCACATCGGCGCCGAGGTCACCGGGGTCGATCTGCGCAAACCGCTGTCGCAGGAAGAGGTCGCGACCCTGCGCGCCGGCTGGCTCGAGCACCTCGTGCTGTTCTTCCGCGACCAGCACATCGACGACGAGCAGCACCTGCAGTTCGCCCTGAACTTCGGCACGCTCAACCACCCGGCCTTCAAGAAGGACTCCACCAGCCCCATCCACGTCCTCGACCAGACCTCTCCGAAAGGCGAGGGCGGGGACGAATGGCACAGCGACAACACCTTCGAACCCACTCCGCCGATGGGCTCCCTGCTCCGCTGCGTCCAGCTGCCCAGCGTGGGCGGGGACACGTGCTGGGCGAACACGTACCTGGCGTACGAGACGCTCTCGCCCTGGCTGCAGCGGCTGTGCGACGAGCTGACGGCCGTGCACGACATCACGATGTCGATGAGGAAGGCGATCGCGAAGGGGCACCCGTTCGACCTGGCCGAGATCCAGGCGCAGTGGCCGCCGGTGGAGCGCCCGGTGGTCCGCGTGCACGCGGAGACCGGCCGCAAGGCCCTGTTCGTCAACCGCGCCTCCACGACGCGCCTGGTCGGGCTGACGGACCGCGAGAACGAGGCGCTGCTGCCGCTCCTGATCGACCACATCCGCTCACCCGAGTACCAGCTACGCCTGCGCTGGCGGCCCGGCACCCTCGCCTTCTGGGACAACCGGCCGACGCAGCACTACGCCGTGGCCGACTACACGGAGCGCCGCCGCATGCACCGCGTCACGATCAACGCCTTCCCCGAGCACACCGACCCCGCCTGA
- a CDS encoding ABC transporter substrate-binding protein: MQGVRPLRPGDPTSVGSYEVTGFLGEGGQGSVYLGISPAGERVAIKLLHARFADDEQAVRRFRREAEAARRVAEFCTARVLEVGAVNDQPYIVGEYVDGPSLQHQVTREGPVRGPALMRLAITTATALVAIHGSGVVHRDFKPSNVLLGPDGPRVIDFGIARALDISQSMTTGIVGTPAFMAPEQFLGEASPASDVFAWAGTMVFAATGRGAFGFGPLPVVMHRILSLDPDLSGVPGDIAPLLWASLAKDARQRPTAEQLMRDLIRAGTTGSPGTTPQPTSGPQVGTPQGGTPHAGTPPAGGPPAYGPLPYPVGGPVTPPQQGFTTQPQWRRRRAAMITAGAAATALVAGVAVWLVTQTGVITRPGLSPTASASAASGFGAAVESVASPSAKTGGTLRVVSAQPLETTDPGDIYLPLSLNLVRLYGRALTMFKPVPGTAGTQIVPDLAESLGVPSADGKTWTYKLRQGVKFQDGTPITAKDVKYAVLRSMDPSRPGGSTYFDLMLDLPAGYQGPVKSPGMNTDSAIQTPDERTIIFRLRRPYSTFDEVVQMPETVPVPEGKDTVLASGPYKIETVSADKNRVVLTRNDQWDASTDPNRRPLPDRYAIEYDGENAERRLREGRAEFGPSVPQEGAAAVLNDPALKKRADAPVTTVVRMLAINPEVQPFDNVECRRAVVRALQLKNLALAYGTVQAEVPTSLLPPLVIGRRQRDPDLTAEGGRQAARESLAACGHPDGFAVTYVYRDVASERNAAVAVQQSLARVGIKVTLKQVTVADFFRKYGGSPEYLKQHKIGLIAKSWAPDWPDPESFLTLIADSRQINPKEYSFNVSVRVSAIDSLMDQARAELDPGRRAALWSQVESKLAEQAVLVPLAWTRPVLLRGQNATNVHVSPVYGDYDLLTMGVR, encoded by the coding sequence ATGCAGGGCGTGCGTCCGTTACGGCCGGGCGATCCCACCTCGGTCGGCTCGTACGAGGTCACCGGCTTTCTGGGCGAGGGCGGTCAGGGCAGCGTCTACCTCGGCATCTCCCCTGCCGGCGAGCGGGTCGCGATCAAGCTGCTGCACGCCCGGTTCGCCGACGACGAGCAGGCCGTACGCCGCTTCCGCCGCGAGGCCGAGGCGGCGCGGCGGGTGGCGGAGTTCTGCACCGCCCGCGTGCTCGAGGTCGGAGCCGTCAACGACCAGCCGTACATCGTCGGCGAGTACGTCGACGGGCCGTCCCTGCAGCACCAGGTCACCAGGGAAGGACCGGTACGGGGACCGGCGCTGATGCGGCTGGCGATCACGACCGCCACCGCGCTGGTGGCCATTCACGGGTCCGGGGTGGTGCACCGGGACTTCAAGCCGAGCAACGTCCTGCTCGGTCCCGACGGGCCCCGGGTGATCGACTTCGGGATCGCGCGGGCGCTCGACATCAGCCAGAGCATGACGACCGGGATCGTGGGGACGCCCGCGTTCATGGCGCCCGAGCAGTTCCTCGGGGAGGCGTCCCCGGCGAGCGACGTGTTCGCCTGGGCGGGGACGATGGTGTTCGCGGCCACGGGGCGGGGGGCTTTCGGGTTCGGGCCGCTGCCCGTGGTGATGCACCGCATCCTCAGCCTGGATCCCGATCTGTCGGGCGTGCCGGGGGACATAGCGCCGCTGCTGTGGGCGTCGCTGGCCAAGGACGCCCGGCAGCGGCCCACGGCCGAGCAGCTGATGCGGGACCTGATCCGCGCCGGCACCACCGGCTCGCCGGGCACGACCCCGCAGCCGACGAGCGGCCCTCAGGTAGGAACGCCACAGGGCGGAACGCCGCACGCCGGAACGCCGCCGGCCGGCGGGCCGCCGGCGTACGGGCCGCTGCCCTATCCGGTGGGCGGGCCCGTCACGCCGCCCCAGCAGGGGTTCACGACCCAGCCTCAGTGGAGACGGCGGCGGGCGGCGATGATCACTGCGGGCGCGGCGGCCACCGCCCTGGTGGCAGGGGTCGCGGTGTGGCTCGTGACCCAGACCGGCGTCATCACCCGGCCGGGCCTCTCCCCCACCGCCTCGGCCTCGGCGGCGTCCGGGTTCGGAGCGGCGGTGGAGTCGGTCGCGAGCCCCTCGGCGAAGACCGGCGGCACCCTGCGCGTCGTCTCGGCGCAACCCCTGGAGACCACCGATCCAGGAGACATCTACCTACCGCTGTCGCTGAACCTGGTCCGCCTCTACGGACGTGCGCTGACGATGTTCAAGCCCGTGCCGGGGACCGCCGGGACGCAGATCGTCCCGGATCTCGCCGAGTCGCTGGGCGTGCCGAGCGCCGACGGGAAGACCTGGACCTACAAACTCCGACAAGGCGTGAAATTTCAGGACGGCACCCCCATCACCGCCAAGGACGTCAAGTACGCGGTCCTGCGCAGCATGGACCCCAGCCGCCCGGGAGGCTCGACCTACTTCGACCTCATGCTCGACCTCCCCGCCGGCTACCAGGGCCCCGTCAAGTCGCCGGGCATGAACACCGACTCGGCCATCCAGACCCCCGACGAGCGCACGATCATCTTCCGTCTCAGGAGGCCGTACTCCACGTTCGACGAGGTCGTGCAGATGCCGGAGACCGTCCCCGTACCGGAGGGCAAGGACACCGTCCTGGCCTCGGGCCCCTACAAGATCGAGACCGTGTCGGCCGACAAGAACAGGGTCGTCCTCACGCGCAACGACCAGTGGGATGCCTCGACGGACCCCAACCGCAGGCCGCTCCCCGACAGGTACGCGATCGAGTACGACGGTGAGAACGCGGAACGCCGGCTGCGCGAAGGCCGCGCCGAGTTCGGCCCCTCGGTCCCGCAGGAAGGCGCGGCGGCGGTGCTCAACGACCCGGCGCTCAAGAAGCGGGCGGACGCGCCGGTGACCACGGTCGTGCGGATGCTGGCGATCAACCCTGAGGTGCAGCCGTTCGACAACGTCGAGTGCCGCCGGGCCGTGGTCCGGGCCCTGCAGCTCAAGAACCTCGCCCTCGCCTACGGCACCGTTCAGGCGGAGGTGCCGACCTCACTCCTGCCGCCCTTGGTCATCGGCCGGCGTCAGCGCGATCCCGACCTCACGGCGGAGGGCGGCCGGCAGGCCGCCAGGGAGTCGCTGGCCGCGTGCGGGCATCCGGACGGGTTCGCCGTCACGTACGTCTATCGGGACGTGGCCTCGGAGCGGAACGCGGCCGTGGCCGTCCAGCAGAGCCTCGCCCGCGTGGGCATCAAGGTCACGCTGAAGCAGGTCACCGTCGCGGACTTCTTCCGGAAGTACGGCGGCAGCCCCGAATACCTCAAGCAGCACAAGATCGGCCTGATCGCGAAGTCCTGGGCACCCGACTGGCCGGACCCCGAGTCGTTCCTCACGCTGATCGCGGACAGCAGGCAGATCAACCCCAAGGAGTACTCGTTCAACGTGAGCGTCCGCGTCAGCGCCATCGACTCCCTCATGGACCAGGCCAGGGCCGAACTCGACCCGGGCAGACGCGCCGCTCTGTGGAGCCAGGTGGAGTCGAAGCTCGCCGAGCAGGCCGTGCTCGTCCCGCTGGCCTGGACGCGCCCTGTGCTGCTGCGCGGCCAGAACGCCACGAACGTCCATGTCAGCCCGGTCTATGGCGACTACGACCTGCTGACCATGGGCGTCAGGTAG